One region of Peptococcaceae bacterium 1198_IL3148 genomic DNA includes:
- a CDS encoding MFS transporter yields MSVQQPLWTKNFIFICLTSLFLFTSFYFLIPTLPVYVTDVLHGNDSQVGYIVGVLTIAAVIVRPIAGYLLDTIGRKKVVLLALAVFVIATFAYSFTTSLLLLLALRAIHGFSWGFCSTGTGTLASDIVPATRRGEGMGYFGLAGTFAMALGPIISLYILDQYGFNTLFLVGAILAAMGLLFLLGTNYEETLAKDYKENTKKKLTLNSILEPRVYSLSVVMFFVNLAYGGIMTFITIYAKELNISNAGLFFLIYGVALLFVRPYAGKHFDKHGPNKIMFIGFVALATAFTMLFAAKGYLLFILSAITMGVGFGIIQPTIQAMAINRVEPFRRGAVNGTIFTALDLGIGVGSIMLGLVSNKIGLSYMYLTCGLIIVIPMAIFFLKDAKRPNTQLS; encoded by the coding sequence ATGAGCGTTCAACAACCGTTGTGGACTAAAAACTTCATCTTTATATGTTTAACCAGCTTATTTTTGTTTACAAGTTTTTATTTTTTAATCCCTACACTGCCGGTATATGTTACCGATGTTTTACACGGCAATGATAGTCAGGTGGGATATATTGTCGGAGTGCTTACCATTGCCGCGGTGATCGTCCGACCAATAGCGGGTTACCTGCTGGACACTATTGGTAGAAAAAAGGTTGTGTTATTGGCATTGGCAGTCTTTGTGATCGCAACCTTTGCATATAGTTTTACCACCAGTTTGTTGCTACTTTTGGCATTAAGGGCAATTCATGGTTTCTCCTGGGGCTTTTGCTCAACCGGTACCGGAACACTGGCCAGCGATATTGTTCCTGCTACCAGAAGAGGCGAAGGCATGGGTTATTTTGGCTTAGCCGGCACTTTTGCCATGGCACTGGGTCCAATTATCAGCCTTTATATCCTGGACCAATATGGTTTTAACACTTTATTTTTGGTTGGTGCGATACTGGCAGCCATGGGTCTTTTATTTTTGTTGGGTACTAACTATGAGGAAACCTTAGCTAAGGATTATAAGGAAAACACAAAGAAAAAGCTTACTCTCAACAGTATTTTAGAACCTCGGGTCTATTCCCTGTCAGTGGTAATGTTTTTTGTTAATTTAGCCTATGGGGGCATTATGACGTTTATCACCATCTACGCCAAAGAATTAAATATTAGCAACGCCGGGCTCTTTTTCCTCATTTATGGTGTCGCGCTGCTATTTGTTAGACCATATGCCGGTAAACATTTTGATAAACACGGTCCTAATAAGATTATGTTCATCGGCTTTGTTGCTTTAGCCACAGCATTTACCATGCTTTTTGCTGCCAAGGGTTATTTATTATTTATTTTATCGGCCATTACCATGGGCGTTGGCTTTGGTATTATACAACCAACAATTCAAGCAATGGCCATCAATCGCGTTGAGCCATTTCGCAGAGGTGCTGTTAATGGCACTATCTTTACCGCCCTCGACCTAGGTATTGGGGTTGGCTCAATTATGTTAGGATTGGTATCTAATAAAATTGGGCTATCCTATATGTACTTAACATGCGGTTTAATTATTGTGATTCCCATGGCGATATTCTTTTTGAAGGACGCTAAGAGGCC
- a CDS encoding MarR family transcriptional regulator produces the protein MNINLDNSLGFILNRTNTKMKNSLLHSFKEYGVTPEQWAVLNRLWVQEGLSPKVLAQLTSKDQPTTVRMLSKLEKKGYIWRQVNPKDNRSFLIYLTSEGKQLKNKLYPLAFEALDKAISGISEKEIELVKTVLNKIYRNLDS, from the coding sequence ATGAACATTAACTTAGATAACAGCCTGGGTTTTATTCTTAATCGCACTAACACAAAGATGAAGAATAGTTTATTACACAGCTTTAAAGAATATGGCGTCACCCCTGAGCAATGGGCAGTTCTAAACCGTTTATGGGTGCAAGAAGGCCTTTCGCCTAAAGTTTTGGCCCAATTAACTTCAAAAGATCAACCCACCACCGTAAGAATGCTTTCAAAGTTAGAAAAAAAAGGCTATATATGGCGACAAGTTAATCCAAAAGACAATAGATCCTTTCTAATTTATCTTACCTCTGAAGGAAAACAGTTAAAAAACAAACTATATCCTCTGGCCTTTGAAGCTTTAGATAAAGCCATCAGCGGCATTAGTGAAAAGGAAATTGAGTTGGTTAAAACTGTACTTAATAAAATATATCGCAATTTAGATTCTTAA
- the rpmB gene encoding 50S ribosomal protein L28 codes for MARKCEVCGKGMVSGFQVSHSHIRTKRVWKPNLQRVRAVINGTPKRILVCTRCLRSGKVQRAM; via the coding sequence GTGGCCAGAAAATGCGAGGTTTGTGGCAAAGGTATGGTATCAGGATTCCAAGTGAGCCACTCACATATTCGTACCAAAAGAGTTTGGAAGCCTAATTTACAGCGCGTACGCGCAGTAATTAACGGTACTCCTAAACGTATTCTGGTGTGCACCCGCTGCCTCCGTAGCGGCAAAGTTCAACGTGCAATGTAA